The following nucleotide sequence is from Eremothecium cymbalariae DBVPG#7215 chromosome 6, complete sequence.
TTTTCCAGCTGCAATCGAAATTGGCGCAATGTATCCGATGTCCACCGGAAATTCGCCGTCTCCACTTCCTCTAAAGAAGGAGGGGTATCCATCTCTGGTGACAGGGCCTCTGGTAACGGATACTTTTGCAAAAACGTAGCAGCACTTGTATAATCGGTTAGAAAAAGCTGAAAAGATCCCAATTTACGTTGCAGCCTCTTTTGGAACCCGCAAAACCACTTATTCCTGCTATCGTAAAAGTTCATGGAATCCAGAACTAACGTATCCGTCCTGGGGACGAGATTGGTGCGAAGCTGCCTATCCAGAAGTGATGCAGCTGCCTCGCAGATATAACCCAAGTTCGGGATCAGGCAGGACCTTCCAAAGAAGCATGGGAAAAACGTCCTATGCAACCACTTCGTCCACTTTGGGGACAAAGGTCCATAGGGCTCCTCGTCCTTGGGTTTGAACACACCAAGGATCTCTTCGTTCGTCCCATACACAAAGTAAGACCCACTGGATCCAGTTAAGATCCTCTGTAAATCTATCCCAAGATCTTGCATAGCCTCGATGCAATTCGATACAGTGTATTGAAACTGCTCCTGGCTTCGAGCTTCATCCTCGATCCCATGCACCGCAGCAACATTCCTCGGTTGGAACACAGAGTACTCAATAACATACTCTCTACTATCCTGCGCCCCCTTGACACCATTCTGCAACATCCCAACCCCATCTGTCCACAGTCGTGAGATCAGCGATTTATGAGACCATGAATCCATCGACAGAAACGAAGTCTGTCGCGATCGCGAATTCGCCAAAGACACAAGTCTCATCTGCTGCTCCTCTTGAAATCGCAACCAGTCGTAGCTCGACTCCGAAACTACACCATAGTTCATACCCACATGATCCGACTGTAACTGCTCCATGCCACAACCCTCTTCTATCTGCCCCCTTGCTTCTCACGTACTCACTTCTCTTCCGTGCAGCTACATCCACTTTAAAAAACCGGACATGTTTATGTTCAATGAAACAATCTGCCAAAATACCTAAACTGCACTCCTCGGCCTCCCCAAAACGTACAATCCAAACCTGGTCTTCAGACCCCCAGCCTTCCCCATTCCATCTCTAAATACTTCCTgtacaaattcaaaaaccaCTCCCCCCTCAATTGCCCCCACATCTCCCCTGCCTGAACCTCCATCACCTGCCCACCCGCACAAATACCCTCCCATCGACTCATATCCTCCGCCCGCCATAAATCTTGCCTATTCAAATACTTATTTTTAAGATCTACACCGATTATATTGCAACCCAAGCGTCTTGCCTCGAAACTTTGAATAACTGCTTACCTAACCATTCTCAACATGGCCGTGGTGCCATAACTCGTGATCCTGGTTTCATTTACACATGCCTCTTGTAATCCTCTAAGGACCTAATTCACCGCCAAAACAATACAGACTAATTGGTTTCTGGCAGCATTCCAATGTAACATCTTTTCCAACCCACCAAAAGTTTTAATTTGTCATCACAATGACTTTTTCATTGTCTAGCCAATCTAAAGCTGCAGCGTTCCTCTGGGTAAGCGATGACATGTCAGGCGGcgaaaattttccaaaagttGATTAATTTCCGGTCAGCGACAGCGTTTGTGAGAAAACGTTTCTAATACATAGATATAAATTTAAGGTGTTTTATGTTTGGTATTGTGAGTAGgaaattgtttttgggGGTATTCAAAGAAGGCCAGAGGATTTGAATTACATCAGTGCTGATCAAAAAAGGGAGTAGTTCCACGGTAGtatttttgtgttttattggcaataataatatactgGAAACTAAGAAATTAGCATGGGACTGCTAACCTCGGGAACGCCATTGCCATGGGGGGATTCTAGGAAGTATATTG
It contains:
- the LSB6 gene encoding 1-phosphatidylinositol 4-kinase LSB6 (similar to Ashbya gossypii AFR087W) encodes the protein MEQLQSDHVGMNYGVVSESSYDWLRFQEEQQMRLVSLANSRSRQTSFLSMDSWSHKSLISRLWTDGVGMLQNGVKGAQDSREYVIEYSVFQPRNVAAVHGIEDEARSQEQFQYTVSNCIEAMQDLGIDLQRILTGSSGSYFVYGTNEEILGVFKPKDEEPYGPLSPKWTKWLHRTFFPCFFGRSCLIPNLGYICEAAASLLDRQLRTNLVPRTDTLVLDSMNFYDSRNKWFCGFQKRLQRKLGSFQLFLTDYTSAATFLQKYPLPEALSPEMDTPPSLEEVETANFRWTSDTLRQFRLQLEKLIILDYIMRNTDRGLDNWMIRIEESLMGWQVHVAAIDNGLSFPWKHPDEWRSYPYGWLYLPLHITNRPFMRETREHFLRILLSSEWWEQSYLKFHALFRRDAEFTERMWKKQWSVLKGQAFNVLETLKHPSQGPLELIRRTRCLVLDEILEVPAENPPMNIIGSAIDENLDVASSPMILSSVPEESILLNFPQFPDRKTHDEQDRQSFVEDPISELLSDMNRPTSQVTTKKVIVERLQICSSKPPVFTWC